The sequence CGGCCATTACTTAGTATCGATGCTACTCATCTGTATGGGAAATATGGAGGCCACGCATTAATTGCCGCAGGTGTCGATGCGAATAGTGGTTTATTTCCGCTAGCTTTCGCAATTTGTGAGAGGGAGAATGGCTCGAGTTGGGAGTGGTTTTTAAGTCGCCTAAGAACGTATATAACAAGATCATTGAGGCCCAGCAGGAGGTGCCCCTGGAAGCAATTCCAGATCCGATACGAGCATACTACTTTTACATCAGTTGTATTGACGAATCACCAGGAGGGATACAGACCTGTAACAGCAGCCACGCACTCACTACTATCAGCCATGTGGGCACGTCGAGAGAGTATTGGTAtgattgtaatatataatatctttttatatttagttttatatatagaagaaaGTTTCGTATAATCTTTTTGATTGTTCTTTTATTTCAGGTCGATATCGTGTAGAAATCACATTATACGATCAAACGTGTCCTGCCGGATATTTCAGGAAGTAGAGCATTAGATGCCCTATCACAGATTGCCGATCAGATGGAAGCAGTTTTGGAGAGTTTGCCTACGCTTCCACACTCTGTACCTCCAAGGACCAGCAGACTATGGTGGAGTATCGACGTCTAGGCCATGCACCAGTATATAGTCCACCGAGGCCATCATCACCGATAGGGGAGCCACCTTATGCTGATGTTACGGACCCGGCACCAGCACCAGTACCGCAGGATCCAGCTCGAGCAGgtgatattgtttattttaggcGTCGACGGCGATCGAGGTCTATCCGTACAgatcagccctcctcttcagctcctccacggccagatcagccctcctcttcagctcctccacggccAGACATACTACCGACACATGCTACTGCTGTGATTGACCCGGTTATTGAGGGTGCTGCTATAGAGCATCTAGACCAGTTGGAGATCTTGGAGCCTTTTGATGAGCATGATGTTGGTCGTGGTCGCGGACGTGGTAGGCAACGTGGTCGAGGAGGTCGAGGGAGGAgaacatgatattatatttatatattattgtataacttgcatttattttgtatattctgttttgattatttgGTATTGATTATATTATTGAGATTCTATTGGTTGTGATGTTGtaatatgtattaattttttgatgttgtgatgtgtattacttttgtgatgttgtgatgtgttGTGATGTGTATTGATAGGTATATGTATCGTATTCTTGTATTGAATCTTGTAATTCATTTTTCTTCAACATGTATCTGTATCGTATTCTTGTATTGAATCTTGTAATTCATTTTTCTGCGGCAAACTACTAGCTGGGCtggtagttgtattggacacggtgaatggatcaccgtgtccaatagattttattggacacggtgatccattcaccgtgtccaatacaaatctcTGGACACGGTGagtggttcaccgtgtccaatacaaatgcaTTCAGCGCCCCCGAAAATGGTTAAGTCCGTGACCAATACAAGTAGCCAGGCCGTATTTGGCCAAAAATGGTAGTGAAGGatacggtaaatggttcaccgtgtctaaacgcggtAAACAGtttaccgtgtttagacacggtgaacgaatcaccgtgttcaacttgaatACCTGGCCCAGGCcttgcccgcgtggcgctgacgtggcgttGGCGTGGCaagccatttttgcaaataaattttacacagggctaattttgcaaataaaatttgtcaggggctatttgcaaaaaaagcccgcgAAAAAGTTATAAAGTTGAGGGTGGGGTTCAAAATAggatatagttgaggggttcctGTACAAATTGTACCGACCAATGAATAAATCCGGATCTGACGATGGACAAACGTACACGTGGTACCGTTGAGCACCGCATCATCGTGATCGTCGCACGTGTCACCATCTTATCGTTatctccctcctcttcttcttcttcgtcttcgccCGTGCTTCTCCTCTTCGtatactcctctctctctctctctctctctcgtatgcGTAGGCAAAACCCTGGCTCTCCAGCTCCTCCACCCCCGTTAATGGCGGAGTTCCCCTTCCCCGGGCTTCTCGACCTCCGGTTCTCCCCCGTCTCCTACAAGCTCTCGCCTCCGCAGCCATCGGCGCCGTCGCTCGACCTCCGACGCACCGTATCCCAGCCACCGTCTTCCCCGCCGCCGCTCCGGCCGAGGGTCGCTGGGCGACCCGACCTCGAGCTCTGCTCCACAATCGGTACTCCGGAAACCCTatcccttttcttttcccaatttggattcgaatttaTCGTCAATGGATCGGATATCATCGTCGTTGTCATCTAACGCGGTCTcgctcttcttcctcctcgtcctcttcgTCTTCCTCTTCTTTGCGGCGGCTTCGACAGAGTGCTTGGACGGGAGCGTCATCTTCCGGTTCTGCGATGCCGCGGAGATATCGGATTCGGAGAAGGGTTTGGGTGAATCGGAGGTGAGAGAGTCCTCGGAAGTGGATTTCCAGGAGGCGGCCTCTGAGATGGCGAGGAGACCCACCCTTGAGTCGGAAGGATCGGTAGTCATGGATGCTGATGATGATGGTAACAGGGGAAGTAGCGAATCAGGTGATTCGAATGAGCTGCTTGAAAAGGAAGCTCGTGATGCACGCACCGTTAATGGATTGGAGATGGAGATTGGGGATTCAGAGGGTGAGTTGGAGATGATTACTGAAGCAAATAGTTCTGACTTGTTTGTAGAGGAAGTAGAAGAACCAAATAGTATGCCTGTGGAGAGTAGAGAAACTCCACTTGAAACCAAATTGGTGGAGTCTCCAGACGGCGACCGAGAGGTGCGTGAGGTTTCTGCGGAAGTGAGTGAGATTGTGGGGTCGGAGAAAGACTCAGATTTAGCGTTGACTTGTACGGAAACTTCACTGGAAGTGAAGAGCACTGATGCCGATATCGAACAGGAAGTTAACTCGACTAACGGAAGTCTCGTTGCTGGAAAATCCTTATCACCATATAGTGGTGTTGTCCAAGAATGTGGCCCTGAGATGATAGAAGCCTCAGTTGACGAATCAACTGTTAGCGATCAGGAATTAAAGTTGAACTCTTCGGATGGAACTAAGCAGGAAAAAGCAGTAAGTTCCAGTTTGCCTATTGAGCAACAAGATAGGTTGACTGATGAAAGTCACCTTGTTGAAGAATTCCCCGAAGTTTCTGATCTCCAGGAATCTGCCGAGGAGTTGGAAGAAACCTCAGCTGATGATAGAGAGGAAATAACTGAAAGCCTTTTGGTGGATAAAGAGGCTTTGGAGGTCTCTAGTACATCAGATATTGATATTGATGCAGATAGGGAATCAAGTAATTTCCCAATAGAGGATCAAGGAGAAGCAAATAGTGATCAGACATCAATCATGGTATGTTTTGCATGTTGCTCTTCTGCTGAATGAATAATCAGTCctttattttactaaatatgttaaatttcatgaatgaaaagaataatttgcaaatatatatcATGCTATAGCAAGAACACTTTGAGCAAAAAGGCATGCAGAACAGCGACAGCTAAGAACGGATTATACCATAGAATGTAGTagtgaagtttttttttaatcaacttCCTCTTCAGTTTTGAGCTGTGAGCAGAGACTTCTATTAAGTTGTGCTGCTTAGGGAAGTATATCTTGCTGGTGTTGAGATGATTCGATGAGAAAATGGGCGGCTttagtttaattattttctcgAAAGAACTTCGAGTGTAAACTCGACAAAGCTGTATTTGCTCTTCAAGGTCTTCAAAAGCACTAGCAAGTGGCAGTGTCACTTCGATATTCAAGATAACTTTTTGTAAACAGATCATAGTAGCTAATTGCAGGTCTCCTTGAAGGTAGTTTGCTGCTTACATAGTTCCCTAGTTTGAAGGCCATTATTATAAGCCCATAATTGAACATACAAAATTTTCTTAGATTGAAGACTGGTTTcagtttttgggttttatgtttttttttcctttggattCAAGTATTTGTCTATTGATATCCGGTTATCTTTCTGGTCATTTACTAGGAACAACTTAGAGAAGAGAAGGATCAGATCTACAGCAATACTGAGGTTGTGAGCCCTGACAGGTACTTTTGTTCTATTAGTTTAACTTTTAACttctttaaatttcttttttttttaaaaaaaatgcaattaTAGTAGCTTACAATGTTGCCGGTCTGTTGCATGAGACATTTGCTGAACCGTTTGACTGTACTTCAATTACCATCCaatttctttccttgaaatttTTGGCATTTTATCATTAGATGAAAATTGACGTGTGGCAAGCACATCTTTGGTTATAGTGTCAATGACTAGCTTAGATCACGATCTGATTTCTTCCTTTGAATGCACAATATATATTCCAGGACAACTTCGGTATCAATACCAACTCTTTCTTTGGCTTCAGGTGCTGCAATGTTACCTCATCCTTCAAAGGTAATATAATATTCTGACTACGAAGGTACGATTATG is a genomic window of Ananas comosus cultivar F153 unplaced genomic scaffold, ASM154086v1, whole genome shotgun sequence containing:
- the LOC109704919 gene encoding probable protein phosphatase 2C BIPP2C1 isoform X1 encodes the protein MRRQNPGSPAPPPPLMAEFPFPGLLDLRFSPVSYKLSPPQPSAPSLDLRRTVSQPPSSPPPLRPRVAGRPDLELCSTIECLDGSVIFRFCDAAEISDSEKGLGESEVRESSEVDFQEAASEMARRPTLESEGSVVMDADDDGNRGSSESGDSNELLEKEARDARTVNGLEMEIGDSEGELEMITEANSSDLFVEEVEEPNSMPVESRETPLETKLVESPDGDREVREVSAEVSEIVGSEKDSDLALTCTETSLEVKSTDADIEQEVNSTNGSLVAGKSLSPYSGVVQECGPEMIEASVDESTVSDQELKLNSSDGTKQEKAVSSSLPIEQQDRLTDESHLVEEFPEVSDLQESAEELEETSADDREEITESLLVDKEALEVSSTSDIDIDADRESSNFPIEDQGEANSDQTSIMEQLREEKDQIYSNTEVVSPDRTTSVSIPTLSLASGAAMLPHPSKALTGGEDAYFVACKSWLGVADGVGQWSLEGVNAGLYARELMENCERYVSKYEGVPGTKPDQILTQAAVEAKSPGSSTILVAHFDGQVLHVANIGDSGFLVIRNGAVFKRSTPMLYGFNFPLQIERGDDPSKFIQTYNIDLDEGDVVIAATDGLFDNLYEQEITAIVSKSLQAGLKTTEIAEFLTLRAQEVGRSSFARSPFADAALAAGYLSFTGGKLDDVTAVVSIVEKSHL
- the LOC109704919 gene encoding probable protein phosphatase 2C BIPP2C1 isoform X2; amino-acid sequence: MRRQNPGSPAPPPPLMAEFPFPGLLDLRFSPVSYKLSPPQPSAPSLDLRRTVSQPPSSPPPLRPRVAGRPDLELCSTIECLDGSVIFRFCDAAEISDSEKGLGESEVRESSEVDFQEAASEMARRPTLESEGSVVMDADDDGNRGSSESGDSNELLEKEARDARTVNGLEMEIGDSEGELEMITEANSSDLFVEEVEEPNSMPVESRETPLETKLVESPDGDREVREVSAEVSEIVGSEKDSDLALTCTETSLEVKSTDADIEQEVNSTNGSLVAGKSLSPYSGVVQECGPEMIEASVDESTVSDQELKLNSSDGTKQEKAVSSSLPIEQQDRLTDESHLVEEFPEVSDLQESAEELEETSADDREEITESLLVDKEALEVSSTSDIDIDADRESSNFPIEDQGEANSDQTSIMEQLREEKDQIYSNTEVVSPDRTTSVSIPTLSLASGAAMLPHPSKALTGGEDAYFVACKSWLGVADGVGQWSLEGVNAGLYARELMENCERYVSKYEGVPGTKPDQILTQAAVEAKSPGSSTILVAHFDGQVLHVANIGDSGFLVIRNGAVFKRSTPMLYGFNFPLQIERGDDPSKFIQMVLTWIFLCNLMEEGTYVKDKTLHNEKITDQSL